One part of the Schistocerca piceifrons isolate TAMUIC-IGC-003096 chromosome 2, iqSchPice1.1, whole genome shotgun sequence genome encodes these proteins:
- the LOC124777069 gene encoding non-symbiotic hemoglobin 1-like: MGALLSFLWGGGKATPALPEVPDPVTGLTPREKDFVVTTWGSVRKDITNNGVQLFLRFFDKLPAAQKRFSSFADLPRDELATSKRLKAHANSVMYSIDSIVCNLDDPEVLEEMLLKIGNNHGRRKVPEDEFMVLKDVLMQLLRDALDIHKSPVGEQAWSKAIDVMYKGIFKGMAETRDK, from the exons ATGGGAGCGCTGCTGAGTTTCCTGTGGGGCGGCGGCAAGGCGACGCCCGCGCTGCCGGAGGTCCCCGACCCCGTGACAGGGCTGACGCCGCGGGAGAAGGACTTCGTCGTCACCACGTGGGGCTCTGTAAGGAAGGACATCACCAATAATGGCGTCCAGCTCTTCCTCAG GTTTTTCGACAAGCTGCCCGCTGCGCAAAAGAGGTTCTCCAGCTTCGCGGACTTGCCGCGCGACGAGCTCGCCACGTCCAAAAGGCTGAAGGCGCACGCCAACAGCGTCATGTACTCCATAGACTCCATCGTCTGCAACCTGGACGACCCTGAAGTGCTGGAAGAGATGTTATTGAAGATCGGGAACAATCACGGCCGGCGCAAGGTTCCAGAAGACGAGTTCATG GTTCTGAAGGATGTGCTGATGCAGCTGCTGAGGGATGCTTTGGACATTCACAAGAGCCCCGTAGGGGAGCAGGCCTGGAGCAAGGCCATTGACGTCATGTACAAGGGCATCTTCAAGGGCATGGCAGAGACCAGAGACAAGTGA